From the Glutamicibacter halophytocola genome, the window GTATCCGGGGCCGGCGGCAGGTCGTAGCCGGTCAGCAAGCGCGCCGGTGTGGTCTGCGCCGGGGCTTCATCGGAGGTCGGCGGCGCCGTGCGGGCCAGCACGGTGGCCAGCGACATGACCGAGCCCATCAGGATGACCTCCCCGAGCACGATCTGCCAGGCCGCGCGCAGCGCTCCGTACTGCCCCGCCAGGAGCTTGGGGATCACAAAGCGCCGGTGGCACAGGCCCAGCGCGCCCAGGGCCAGGGTGATCAGCAGCTTGGCGATCACCAGGGTGCCGTAGGGGGTCAGCCACTGTTCCCAGCTGGTGATGCGGATGACCGCCGAGGCCAGCCCGGAGCCGATCATCAAGAACACCACAAAGGCGGCCAGCGCCGAATAGCGTTGCAGCACCACTCCGGCGAGCGCCTGGCCGCGCTTGCGTCCGGGTGCTTCGCCGGCCAGTGTCGGAGCCAGCAGCGCCAGCACGATAATGCCGCCAAACCACAGGACCACGGCCAGCAGGTGCAGGCCGATGGAGTTCACCGCGGCAAAGTGGTCATCTCCCCCGGCGGCATGGCCGATGAAGGCCAGCGGCAGGATGCCGAACAGCGAGAAGAACGCGGTGGCTCCCACCCCGGTCTTGGATCGCACCGCCAAGGCCAGCGAGCTGACCACCGCGGCGATCACCACCATCCAGGCCCAGGCCCGGCCGGTGGTGATCGACAGGATGTAGTCGAGGATCGCCGCTGAATACTGCGCGTCCAAGTTGATCGGCAGGCCGGCCAGGTCCCAGAAGGTCAGCACCATCACGCTGGCCGCCGACAGCGTCCACAGCACCGCCGCTGAGGCGGCAATGTTCATCGCGCGGCTGAAGGCCGGATGATCGGCGCCCTGCACATCGCGGGTGACTTTTTTGCTGCGCGGCAGGATCGCGGCGGCAAAGATCAGCGCCGAAATGGCCACTGACATGGAAGAATGGTGGATTGCACGGGCGATCGGCAGGCTCCAGCGGATAAAGGCTCCCGGGTCGGCCAATTCGGCCGGGCGGGCAATGCCGGTGAACATCACCGCGGCCAGGAAAACTGCCGCCGAAGCGAGCAGTCCGGG encodes:
- a CDS encoding cytochrome c oxidase assembly protein, which produces MDTAQRTVSATRFILPGLLASAAVFLAAVMFTGIARPAELADPGAFIRWSLPIARAIHHSSMSVAISALIFAAAILPRSKKVTRDVQGADHPAFSRAMNIAASAAVLWTLSAASVMVLTFWDLAGLPINLDAQYSAAILDYILSITTGRAWAWMVVIAAVVSSLALAVRSKTGVGATAFFSLFGILPLAFIGHAAGGDDHFAAVNSIGLHLLAVVLWFGGIIVLALLAPTLAGEAPGRKRGQALAGVVLQRYSALAAFVVFLMIGSGLASAVIRITSWEQWLTPYGTLVIAKLLITLALGALGLCHRRFVIPKLLAGQYGALRAAWQIVLGEVILMGSVMSLATVLARTAPPTSDEAPAQTTPARLLTGYDLPPAPDTASWFTTWRMDWIWVAVCLFGLAAYLWAFITLARRGDKPSVLRLASWLVGLIALFYVTSGGVAVYGKIQFSTHMVDHMSLTMIVPIFLVLGTPITLLLQVLPARTDDTRGPREWILFLVHSRYSKVITHPIFAAVNFAGSIVVFYFTPILEPAMLYHAGHELMNLHFLLTGYLFALSLVDADPVPKRYPYPMRLVVLLATVAFHAFFGVALMSTETLLAPDYFGNMGRTWGGSALEDQVVGAGAMWAIGEVPTLVLAIFVVLSWLKQDKKDTKRYDRQADRDNDAELEAYNAMFARYQQADKRNPNA